In Nitrosarchaeum koreense MY1, one genomic interval encodes:
- the ileS gene encoding isoleucine--tRNA ligase, whose amino-acid sequence MELSSKFDAKSIESEIKAYVKSINIERLIFESDKPEKIMFIEGPPTMNGIPHAGHLRGRVIKDLWYRFNTLKGKKIVFNGGWDTQGLPVELQAEKELGVTGGKSEVIEKIGIEKLVEECKRIVKKFNTKWVEVDELLGMSFNHNKAYWTYRDEFIEREWQILKKAHENKILEEDFTVIAYCPSCQTSLSHAEVNQGYEEVKDPSLYYKVKLRDEDTYLIVWTTMPFTLVTDAMVGLNPDEDYACVKVENEKWIIGKTRLEEFFKEVNIEGYEIVNTIKGSEFEGKKYIHPLLDLIPGLDECAKENNFHVAVSEEFVDATTGSGLVHLSPANGEEDIKIANKRKVKVFSPINDQVKFTNLAGKYEGMFVRDADRIIVDDLKERNALVKIGKIKHKYPLCWRSHHPIVWLARKGWFYKLDRLDDKAINAAESVEYFFEQPKNRFLGIIKERHPWCISRERIWGCPLPVWICNDCKKQNWFFTRKDIVESAAKLPDGPNFELHRPWIDNIIIKCKHCSSTNTKREEYVLDTWHNSGSAPYSSLTDEEYSKSIPAPFFTEGIDQTRGWAYTLLIENVILNNGPIPPFKSFLFQGHVLDEKGGKMSKSLGNVIDGEELLKKYPTDLIRFYFIWKASPIEPLSFSTDELMSRPYQVINTLFNLHLYFKQNSEYDEFDETKTISWAKENGLLTSPDIWLVSKLQKLIKKITERNESCKFHEAAKSIDDFIINNLSQIYIPITRSELWDDDESKKNRRLAIYAVLSDVLRTLDILIHPLCPFTSEYLYQTVFDGKKSILLDKWPQYQETLVNEEIEESFDIMKDVVSISSAARMKGKLKRRWPLAEALICVTKGQKKKLELLSNLLMSQLNVEKCTIYETEKELGLNQILELKRLNLPLISVVELERKKIGPKAKQHMGKLINVFSETNKEEIIASLQKQEHYDYEIDGEKISLDKDDFVIDFDAKEEFAVSKRDNYIVFISTSRNKEMMARGLVKDIARRLQTLRKERGYNPTDILNVASILDLDEESLEMIKEKSEDLAFLVRVKKVDFVESCKEYKDDDIDGQKIRISVE is encoded by the coding sequence ATGGAACTTTCATCAAAATTTGATGCAAAATCAATCGAGTCAGAAATTAAAGCATATGTCAAATCAATTAACATTGAAAGATTAATCTTTGAATCAGACAAGCCTGAAAAGATTATGTTTATTGAAGGCCCTCCAACTATGAACGGAATTCCACACGCAGGACATCTTAGAGGGCGGGTAATCAAAGATCTTTGGTACAGATTCAATACCTTGAAAGGAAAAAAAATTGTATTTAATGGTGGTTGGGATACACAAGGACTTCCTGTGGAATTACAGGCAGAAAAAGAACTTGGAGTAACTGGAGGTAAATCAGAAGTTATTGAAAAAATAGGAATCGAAAAACTAGTTGAAGAGTGTAAGAGGATTGTAAAAAAATTCAATACGAAATGGGTAGAAGTAGATGAATTACTTGGAATGTCATTTAATCACAACAAAGCATATTGGACTTATCGAGATGAATTTATTGAAAGAGAGTGGCAGATACTAAAAAAAGCACATGAAAATAAAATATTAGAAGAAGATTTCACAGTAATTGCTTATTGCCCTAGCTGTCAAACATCACTTAGTCATGCAGAAGTCAATCAAGGATATGAAGAAGTCAAGGATCCATCATTATACTACAAAGTTAAACTCAGAGATGAAGACACATACCTAATTGTTTGGACTACAATGCCTTTCACATTAGTTACAGATGCAATGGTGGGATTGAATCCAGACGAAGATTATGCGTGTGTCAAAGTAGAAAACGAAAAATGGATCATAGGAAAAACAAGACTCGAAGAATTTTTCAAAGAAGTAAACATTGAAGGATATGAAATTGTAAATACCATAAAAGGTTCAGAGTTTGAAGGAAAAAAATACATTCATCCACTTTTAGATTTAATTCCAGGATTAGATGAATGTGCAAAAGAAAATAATTTCCACGTAGCAGTATCAGAAGAATTTGTAGATGCCACAACAGGTAGCGGGTTGGTTCATTTATCCCCTGCAAACGGTGAGGAAGATATCAAAATTGCAAATAAAAGAAAAGTCAAAGTGTTCAGCCCAATAAATGATCAGGTAAAGTTCACTAATTTAGCTGGAAAGTATGAAGGTATGTTTGTCAGAGATGCTGACAGAATAATTGTAGACGATCTGAAGGAGCGAAATGCATTAGTAAAGATAGGGAAAATTAAGCACAAATACCCGCTGTGTTGGAGATCTCATCACCCAATTGTATGGCTAGCACGAAAAGGATGGTTTTACAAACTAGATAGATTAGATGATAAAGCAATCAATGCAGCAGAAAGCGTAGAGTACTTTTTCGAACAACCAAAAAACAGATTTTTAGGAATTATCAAAGAAAGGCACCCATGGTGTATATCGCGAGAAAGAATTTGGGGATGTCCATTACCAGTTTGGATATGCAATGATTGTAAAAAACAAAATTGGTTTTTTACAAGAAAAGATATTGTTGAATCAGCTGCAAAATTACCAGATGGTCCAAATTTTGAATTACATCGTCCTTGGATTGATAACATCATTATAAAATGCAAACATTGTAGCAGTACAAATACAAAAAGAGAAGAATATGTACTGGACACATGGCATAACAGCGGTTCAGCTCCATATTCATCATTAACAGATGAAGAATATTCAAAAAGTATTCCAGCTCCATTTTTCACCGAAGGTATTGATCAAACTAGAGGATGGGCATATACCCTATTGATAGAAAATGTGATTCTAAATAATGGGCCAATTCCACCATTCAAGTCATTTTTGTTCCAGGGGCATGTACTTGACGAAAAAGGTGGTAAGATGAGTAAAAGTTTAGGAAATGTAATTGATGGTGAAGAACTACTAAAAAAATATCCAACTGATTTGATCAGATTTTATTTTATTTGGAAGGCAAGTCCGATAGAACCACTTAGCTTTAGCACTGATGAATTAATGTCAAGACCATATCAGGTAATAAACACGCTATTTAATTTACATCTGTATTTTAAACAAAATAGCGAGTATGATGAATTTGATGAAACAAAAACCATTTCATGGGCAAAAGAAAATGGATTGTTAACATCGCCAGATATTTGGCTTGTATCTAAATTACAAAAATTAATTAAAAAAATCACTGAACGTAACGAATCTTGCAAGTTCCACGAAGCTGCAAAATCTATTGATGATTTTATTATAAACAATCTAAGTCAAATTTACATCCCAATTACTAGAAGCGAGTTATGGGATGATGATGAGTCAAAAAAGAACAGAAGACTGGCAATTTATGCAGTACTAAGCGATGTTCTCAGAACATTAGATATTTTGATTCATCCGCTTTGTCCATTTACTAGCGAATATCTCTATCAAACAGTATTTGACGGAAAAAAGAGCATATTGCTTGACAAATGGCCACAATACCAAGAGACACTAGTAAATGAAGAGATTGAAGAATCATTTGACATCATGAAAGATGTTGTTTCAATTTCATCAGCTGCAAGAATGAAAGGAAAATTAAAACGAAGATGGCCACTCGCTGAAGCATTAATTTGTGTAACTAAAGGTCAAAAGAAAAAACTAGAATTACTTTCCAATTTACTAATGTCACAGCTAAATGTAGAGAAATGTACAATTTATGAGACAGAAAAAGAATTAGGATTAAACCAAATATTAGAATTAAAACGACTAAACTTACCGCTGATATCAGTAGTTGAATTAGAACGAAAAAAAATTGGTCCAAAAGCAAAACAACATATGGGAAAACTGATCAACGTGTTTTCTGAAACTAACAAAGAAGAGATCATAGCATCACTTCAAAAACAAGAACATTATGATTATGAAATTGACGGAGAAAAAATTTCATTAGACAAAGATGATTTTGTAATTGATTTTGATGCAAAAGAAGAATTTGCAGTTTCAAAAAGAGACAACTACATTGTATTCATATCAACTTCAAGAAATAAAGAGATGATGGCAAGAGGATTAGTAAAAGACATTGCAAGACGATTGCAGACTCTAAGAAAAGAGAGAGGGTATAATCCAACAGACATTCTAAATGTTGCATCAATACTTGATTTAGATGAAGAGTCATTGGAGATGATTAAAGAAAAATCAGAAGATTTGGCATTTTTAGTCAGAGTCAAAAAAGTAGATTTTGTAGAATCATGCAAGGAATACAAAGACGATGATATTGATGGTCAAAAAATAAGAATTTCAGTAGAATAA
- the dps gene encoding DNA protection during starvation protein, giving the protein MSDSKIPVVGINVLKQNGLDVEELKKLLIQNASVEFTAYYYFTNLRAHCTGLEGEGLKGIIEDARLEDLSHFEACLERIYQLGGSLPNDATQFIKMSGCEFLQLPANPTDHKAILEKCLKAEQGAIVNWDKVCKMTFGKDPTTYDIAKDILAEEIEHESWFLELIYGRPSGHMRRKYSGERPHTRKHSRALDMA; this is encoded by the coding sequence ATGTCCGATTCAAAAATCCCAGTTGTTGGAATCAATGTTCTAAAACAAAATGGCTTGGACGTAGAGGAACTAAAAAAACTATTGATTCAAAATGCATCAGTAGAATTTACTGCCTACTACTACTTTACCAATTTGAGGGCACATTGTACAGGCTTGGAGGGCGAAGGGCTCAAGGGAATTATCGAAGATGCAAGATTAGAAGATCTTAGCCACTTTGAAGCATGCCTTGAGAGAATTTACCAGTTAGGAGGCTCACTTCCAAATGACGCTACACAGTTCATCAAAATGTCAGGGTGTGAGTTCTTACAGCTTCCAGCAAATCCAACAGATCACAAGGCAATACTAGAAAAATGTCTCAAAGCCGAACAAGGAGCAATTGTAAATTGGGACAAGGTATGTAAAATGACTTTTGGAAAAGATCCTACAACATACGACATTGCAAAAGATATTTTGGCAGAAGAGATCGAACATGAGTCTTGGTTCCTAGAATTAATCTACGGAAGACCATCAGGACACATGAGAAGAAAATATTCTGGAGAAAGACCACATACCAGAAAACATTCTAGAGCACTTGATATGGCATAA
- a CDS encoding succinate--CoA ligase subunit beta, with amino-acid sequence MRLLEFQAKELFRNYGINLLPSKASTTIEEGRKHAKELGYPFVIKIQVPVGGRGKAGGIQKCQNDDEFELKYPQVLGLTIKGEKARAILLEKMADIKKELYLSLFLNRSKRCYTIIASPEGGVEIESVKNQIIKEVGLGEVSDQVAREVAKEMKLEGKAADDFVDILQKLAKLTVEKEAELAEINPLAIMQDGSLMALDGKFVTDDNSNFRHDELQKYQEKTEIEERAEKSGFSLVELDGDIAVVGNGAGLVMSTLDMLSDNGGKPACFLDVGGGATTDSVYEALTLISKMHRVKGILVNLYGGIVKTTVVAEAFLKAYDDKLINLPVFARLKGTESDKAKEMLKNSRTKIFDSVEEAINAAVMGIKR; translated from the coding sequence ATGCGTCTATTAGAGTTTCAAGCAAAAGAGTTGTTCAGAAACTATGGAATTAATCTCCTTCCAAGCAAAGCATCTACAACTATAGAGGAAGGCAGGAAGCACGCAAAAGAATTAGGATATCCGTTTGTAATTAAAATTCAAGTTCCCGTAGGAGGTAGAGGAAAAGCTGGAGGCATTCAAAAATGTCAAAATGATGACGAATTTGAGTTAAAATATCCACAAGTTTTAGGCTTGACGATTAAAGGAGAAAAGGCAAGAGCAATTTTACTTGAAAAGATGGCAGATATCAAAAAAGAGTTGTACCTGTCATTATTTTTGAATCGATCAAAAAGATGCTATACAATTATTGCATCACCTGAAGGAGGAGTTGAAATTGAATCAGTTAAAAATCAGATTATTAAAGAAGTTGGCCTAGGTGAAGTTTCAGATCAAGTAGCAAGAGAAGTTGCAAAAGAGATGAAACTAGAAGGTAAAGCTGCAGATGACTTTGTAGACATATTACAAAAGTTAGCAAAACTTACAGTTGAAAAAGAAGCCGAGCTTGCAGAGATAAATCCGCTAGCAATTATGCAAGACGGTTCATTGATGGCACTTGATGGAAAATTTGTAACAGATGACAACAGCAACTTTAGACATGATGAATTACAAAAGTATCAAGAAAAAACAGAGATTGAAGAGAGAGCAGAAAAAAGTGGATTTTCACTTGTAGAATTAGATGGAGATATTGCAGTTGTTGGAAACGGGGCAGGACTAGTAATGTCTACACTGGATATGTTATCTGATAACGGAGGCAAGCCAGCATGTTTCTTGGATGTGGGAGGTGGTGCAACAACTGATTCAGTTTATGAAGCGCTAACTTTGATTAGCAAAATGCATAGAGTCAAAGGAATTTTAGTTAATCTTTATGGTGGAATTGTAAAAACTACAGTAGTTGCAGAAGCATTTCTAAAAGCATATGATGATAAATTGATCAACTTACCAGTGTTTGCAAGACTAAAAGGTACAGAATCAGACAAAGCAAAAGAAATGTTGAAAAATTCTAGAACAAAAATTTTTGATTCAGTAGAAGAGGCAATTAATGCAGCCGTCATGGGGATTAAAAGATGA
- a CDS encoding succinate--CoA ligase subunit alpha, whose product MTDIFKILKGTPEDSDYKKKGVIVQGITGAYGSLHAKNMITYGTNIVAGVTPGKGGQKFEDKVPIYNTVKEAVDASGAKISIIFVPAKFFLGAAKEALEAGIKLLVAIPEHVPVRDTMEVLDLANKKGAVIIGPNTPGIMIPELIKIGIMPATPFKAGKIAVLSKSGTLLYEISDALTSAGFGQSITIGIGGDPINGTRMIDAFDMVKDIPDLEGLVVVGEIGGDSEEILAQRIIDIGFKKPTVAYIAGRAAPKEKRMGHAGAIVMGTYGSAESKVSMFNKANIPVAKRPSQVPVLLAGKMQQSD is encoded by the coding sequence ATGACAGATATTTTCAAGATACTAAAAGGAACTCCTGAAGATTCAGATTACAAGAAAAAAGGAGTAATTGTTCAAGGCATCACTGGAGCATATGGTTCACTTCATGCAAAAAACATGATAACTTATGGAACTAACATTGTTGCAGGAGTAACTCCAGGAAAAGGAGGTCAGAAATTTGAAGACAAGGTTCCAATTTACAATACAGTTAAAGAAGCAGTTGATGCAAGTGGTGCAAAAATTTCAATTATTTTCGTTCCAGCAAAATTCTTTTTGGGAGCTGCAAAAGAGGCACTTGAAGCCGGAATTAAACTACTAGTTGCAATTCCAGAACATGTTCCAGTTAGAGATACAATGGAAGTATTAGATTTAGCAAACAAAAAAGGTGCGGTGATTATCGGACCCAATACTCCAGGAATAATGATTCCCGAATTAATAAAAATTGGAATCATGCCAGCAACTCCATTTAAGGCAGGAAAGATTGCCGTGTTATCAAAAAGCGGAACATTACTTTATGAAATTTCAGATGCACTTACAAGTGCAGGATTTGGACAGTCAATAACAATAGGAATTGGAGGAGACCCAATTAACGGAACTAGAATGATCGATGCATTTGACATGGTAAAAGACATTCCAGATTTAGAAGGATTAGTAGTAGTTGGAGAAATAGGAGGAGATTCTGAAGAAATTTTGGCTCAACGAATTATAGATATCGGATTTAAAAAACCAACTGTAGCATATATTGCAGGAAGAGCAGCTCCTAAAGAAAAGAGAATGGGGCATGCAGGAGCCATAGTGATGGGAACGTATGGTTCTGCAGAATCAAAGGTATCAATGTTTAACAAGGCAAACATTCCAGTGGCAAAAAGACCGTCTCAGGTGCCAGTACTATTAGCAGGAAAAATGCAACAATCCGATTAG
- a CDS encoding 50S ribosomal protein L40e, translating into MPITDPEKKRIAQAARLVMKICFNCGCRNDINATRCRKCRNPYLRLKNRNLGVKK; encoded by the coding sequence ATGCCCATAACAGACCCAGAGAAAAAACGTATTGCACAAGCTGCACGTTTGGTGATGAAGATTTGCTTTAACTGTGGCTGTAGAAATGACATCAATGCTACTAGATGCAGAAAATGTAGAAATCCGTACTTGAGACTAAAGAACAGAAATCTCGGCGTCAAAAAGTAG
- a CDS encoding inorganic diphosphatase gives MSKNFWHDIESGVDIPEIVNVIVEIPKGSMNKYEYDKKHNMIKLDRVLFSPFHYPGDYGLIPQTLSEDGDPLDALVLVTNPTYPGILIEARPIGLLQMKDDGNPDDKIICVSTNDPRYLHTVDITDVEDHFRSEIGHFFQVYKDLEGKKVEILGWKGAIEAKEIIVESIKRYKETLKKY, from the coding sequence ATGAGTAAAAATTTTTGGCATGATATAGAATCAGGAGTAGACATTCCAGAGATTGTTAACGTAATAGTAGAGATTCCAAAGGGATCCATGAACAAATATGAATATGATAAAAAACACAACATGATAAAACTAGACCGAGTATTATTTTCACCATTTCATTATCCAGGAGATTATGGTTTGATTCCTCAGACACTTTCAGAAGATGGGGATCCACTTGACGCTCTTGTATTGGTAACAAATCCAACATATCCAGGAATTCTAATTGAGGCAAGACCGATTGGATTGTTACAAATGAAAGATGATGGAAATCCAGATGACAAAATTATCTGTGTTTCAACAAATGATCCAAGATATCTTCATACAGTAGACATTACAGATGTGGAAGACCATTTCCGCTCAGAGATTGGGCATTTTTTCCAGGTCTACAAAGATTTGGAAGGAAAAAAAGTTGAGATATTAGGTTGGAAAGGAGCTATAGAAGCAAAAGAGATCATCGTAGAATCAATCAAAAGATACAAAGAGACTTTGAAAAAATATTAA
- a CDS encoding M3 family oligoendopeptidase has product MSEYKLERWDLSELTKDPKSPEFQKQIKELEEMAKRFEKIKLKLDPKMSSKKFIGILHEVEDISEKMSKIGGYASLQYSADTQSDEATSLITRMSKLGSEISNKILFFDLWWKTQVDDKNAKRLIKDSGELSEYLNHKRLFAKYALSEPEEKIINTLDVTGISALVKLYDKMTSAYVYKMKVGGKTKKMTREEITNYIRSTNAKVRETAYKTILTKYTENKGVNGEIYQNIVLNWKDEGIEIRGYKSPISMRNIGNDVDDKTIESLLTVCRKNSPVFQKFFLQKAKMLKMKKLRRYDLYAPVATHMKEKNYQYDKSVKIVLESLGRFSPKLEGFARKVFDEKHVDSSIRPGKRDGAFCSTLTPKITPYVLVNFTGKTRDVFTLAHELGHAVHSQAAQDRSILVQDAPLPLAETASTFSELLLYDNLSNKVTNDEKKIMLAEKIDDLYATIMRQAFFTIFEVSTHEQIGKGTIVNEISKTYLQNLKEQFGNSVVISDDFAIEWSCIPHFYHTPFYCYAYSFGNLLALALFQRYKKEGSSFVPSYIDILAAGGSKKPEKLLAEHGFDIRSEKFWQDGFDYVQSQVKALSALN; this is encoded by the coding sequence ATGTCAGAGTACAAATTGGAGAGATGGGATCTTTCAGAACTTACAAAGGACCCAAAGAGCCCAGAATTTCAAAAACAAATTAAAGAATTAGAGGAAATGGCAAAGAGATTTGAAAAAATAAAATTAAAACTAGACCCCAAAATGTCATCAAAAAAATTTATCGGCATACTACATGAAGTAGAAGATATTTCTGAAAAAATGAGCAAAATTGGAGGATATGCGTCATTACAATACTCTGCAGATACACAATCAGATGAAGCGACCTCACTAATTACTAGAATGTCAAAATTAGGTTCAGAAATTTCAAATAAAATTTTGTTTTTTGATTTATGGTGGAAAACTCAAGTTGATGATAAAAATGCAAAAAGACTGATTAAAGATTCAGGTGAACTTTCAGAATATCTCAATCATAAAAGACTATTTGCAAAATATGCTTTATCGGAACCAGAAGAAAAGATCATCAATACTTTAGACGTTACAGGAATTTCTGCCCTTGTCAAACTGTATGATAAGATGACTAGCGCATATGTATACAAAATGAAAGTTGGTGGAAAAACAAAAAAGATGACACGTGAAGAGATTACAAATTACATTAGAAGTACAAATGCAAAAGTCAGAGAGACAGCATACAAGACAATTTTAACAAAATATACTGAAAACAAGGGAGTAAATGGAGAGATATATCAGAACATTGTTTTGAATTGGAAAGATGAAGGAATCGAAATTCGAGGGTACAAGTCGCCAATCTCTATGAGAAATATTGGAAACGATGTAGATGATAAAACCATAGAGTCACTTCTAACGGTATGTAGAAAAAATTCTCCGGTATTTCAAAAATTCTTTTTACAAAAAGCAAAAATGCTAAAAATGAAAAAATTACGCAGGTATGATCTGTATGCTCCTGTAGCAACCCACATGAAAGAGAAAAATTATCAATATGATAAATCAGTAAAGATTGTTTTAGAGTCACTTGGAAGATTTAGCCCCAAATTAGAAGGATTTGCAAGAAAAGTCTTTGATGAAAAACATGTGGATTCATCTATAAGACCTGGAAAAAGAGACGGTGCATTTTGCAGCACATTAACTCCAAAGATCACACCATATGTTCTAGTTAATTTTACTGGAAAAACCAGAGATGTTTTCACACTAGCTCACGAATTAGGCCATGCCGTTCACAGTCAAGCAGCACAAGACAGATCAATTCTTGTTCAAGATGCTCCGTTACCTCTAGCTGAAACCGCATCCACGTTTTCGGAATTATTACTATATGATAATTTATCAAATAAAGTAACAAACGATGAGAAAAAAATAATGCTAGCTGAAAAAATTGATGATCTTTATGCGACAATTATGCGTCAAGCATTTTTTACTATTTTTGAAGTATCAACACATGAGCAAATTGGAAAAGGAACTATAGTGAATGAGATTTCAAAGACATATCTTCAAAATCTAAAAGAACAGTTTGGAAATTCAGTTGTCATTTCAGATGATTTTGCAATAGAATGGAGTTGTATACCTCATTTTTACCACACGCCATTTTATTGCTATGCATATTCATTTGGAAATTTACTTGCATTGGCATTATTTCAAAGATATAAAAAAGAAGGAAGTAGTTTCGTTCCATCATACATCGATATTCTTGCTGCAGGTGGCTCAAAGAAGCCAGAGAAGTTGTTGGCAGAGCATGGATTTGATATCAGATCAGAGAAATTTTGGCAAGACGGATTTGATTATGTCCAAAGCCAAGTAAAAGCACTTTCAGCATTAAACTAG